In Treponema primitia ZAS-2, a genomic segment contains:
- the gcvPB gene encoding aminomethyl-transferring glycine dehydrogenase subunit GcvPB has protein sequence MVKLIFEKGKKGRGCSILPPSDVPEAKLVSSPVRKIPAKLPSLDENEISRHYSALAKRAFGVNDGFYPLGSCTMKYNPKLNEEIAGLSGFRDIHPLQPAHTVQGCLKLLDTCAAYLREITGMDAMNFQPAAGAHGELTGLLLFKAYHRSRSDVARTKIIVPDSAHGTNPASAAMAGFQVVNIPSGKDGCVDLAALKAAVGPDTAGLMLTNPNTVGIFDPNILEITEIVHKAGGLNYYDGANLNAIMGIVRPGDMGFDAVHLNLHKSFSTPHGGGGPGCGAVGCKKLLAPFLPLSGTGLDGGAANQPQSIGRVRAFYGNFLIVVRATAYLLTLGKETVPEIARNAVLNANYLMELINKKYPAAYAGPCMHEFVISLDELKNTKGVSALDFAKALQDRGMHPPTIYFPLIVHEALMVEPTETESRETLDAAAEAFFALFAQAQSAPESFHAAPLSTVIGRPDDVKAARQPVLRFNYTQAS, from the coding sequence ATTGTGAAACTGATATTTGAAAAGGGCAAAAAAGGCCGGGGCTGTTCCATACTCCCCCCATCTGACGTACCGGAAGCCAAGCTTGTTTCTTCCCCGGTCAGAAAAATTCCCGCTAAGCTCCCCAGTTTGGACGAAAACGAAATTTCCCGGCACTATAGTGCCCTGGCAAAACGGGCCTTTGGGGTGAACGACGGCTTCTATCCCCTGGGCTCTTGTACCATGAAGTACAACCCTAAGCTCAACGAGGAGATCGCCGGCCTTTCGGGGTTCCGGGATATCCATCCCCTGCAGCCCGCCCATACTGTGCAGGGCTGCCTCAAGCTGCTGGATACCTGCGCAGCTTATCTGCGGGAAATTACCGGCATGGACGCCATGAACTTCCAGCCCGCAGCCGGAGCCCACGGGGAACTGACCGGGCTGCTTCTCTTCAAGGCCTACCACCGGAGCCGTTCCGATGTGGCGCGCACTAAAATTATTGTGCCCGATAGCGCTCACGGCACTAACCCTGCCAGCGCCGCCATGGCTGGTTTCCAAGTGGTGAACATCCCCTCCGGGAAGGACGGCTGCGTTGATCTGGCCGCTCTTAAAGCTGCGGTGGGGCCGGACACAGCGGGGCTCATGCTCACCAATCCTAACACTGTGGGCATCTTCGATCCTAACATTCTCGAGATTACTGAGATCGTCCACAAAGCCGGAGGGCTTAATTACTATGACGGCGCCAACCTCAACGCCATCATGGGGATAGTCCGGCCCGGGGACATGGGCTTTGACGCGGTGCACCTCAACCTGCACAAATCCTTTTCCACCCCCCACGGTGGCGGTGGACCGGGGTGCGGCGCGGTGGGCTGTAAAAAGCTACTGGCCCCCTTCCTGCCCCTGTCAGGAACCGGCCTTGACGGCGGTGCAGCAAATCAGCCGCAAAGCATAGGCAGGGTGCGGGCCTTCTACGGCAACTTCCTGATTGTGGTACGGGCCACCGCCTACCTCCTTACCCTGGGTAAGGAAACTGTGCCCGAAATAGCCCGGAACGCGGTGCTCAACGCCAACTACCTGATGGAGCTGATCAATAAAAAGTACCCCGCAGCCTATGCCGGGCCCTGTATGCACGAATTTGTAATTTCCCTGGATGAGCTGAAAAACACTAAGGGTGTTTCCGCCCTGGACTTTGCCAAGGCGCTGCAGGATAGGGGTATGCATCCGCCTACCATATATTTCCCACTGATTGTGCACGAGGCGTTGATGGTGGAGCCCACAGAAACAGAATCACGGGAAACCCTGGATGCAGCGGCGGAAGCTTTTTTTGCCCTCTTTGCACAAGCGCAAAGTGCGCCGGAAAGTTTCCACGCAGCTCCACTGTCTACGGTTATCGGCCGCCCGGACGACGTAAAAGCCGCCCGCCAGCCGGTTCTTCGCTTTAACTACACCCAGGCAAGCTGA
- a CDS encoding lipoate--protein ligase: MVRQTFVFLTGRTNPYRNIALEALLLEKVPQESCILYLWQNRRTVVIGRNQNAWKECRVQELEASGGYLARRLSGGGAVFHDLGNLNFTFLVPQAEYSLDTQTDVILRAVQRLGINAVKTGRNDIETDGRKFSGNAYYRSGKNAYHHGTLLVNADKEAAARYLSVSQDKIRSKGVESVKSRIVNLAECNPAISITALIESLRAAFDEVYGIKARELRLENIFTEFFGAGKDRLAELEAQFADPTWKYGKNPPFTFETASRFIWGGVEIGLDVHYNTIREARIFSDAMDGDFIPELADLMKGTPFNREALSGKIAAAYKDDPLRREYATDIIKLIFDESEKIG, from the coding sequence ATGGTACGGCAGACCTTTGTTTTTCTCACAGGCAGGACAAATCCTTACCGTAACATAGCCCTTGAAGCTTTGCTGCTGGAAAAGGTTCCCCAGGAAAGCTGCATCCTGTACCTTTGGCAGAACCGGCGCACGGTGGTCATAGGGCGGAACCAGAACGCCTGGAAAGAATGCCGGGTCCAGGAATTGGAAGCCTCAGGGGGCTACCTGGCCCGGCGCCTTTCCGGGGGTGGGGCGGTTTTCCACGACTTGGGAAATCTCAACTTTACGTTTCTTGTTCCCCAGGCGGAATACAGCCTGGATACCCAGACCGATGTGATCCTCCGGGCCGTTCAAAGGCTCGGAATAAACGCAGTAAAAACCGGCCGCAACGATATTGAGACCGATGGCCGCAAATTTTCCGGGAACGCCTACTACCGTTCCGGGAAAAACGCCTATCACCACGGCACCCTGCTGGTCAACGCCGACAAGGAAGCTGCGGCCCGTTACCTTTCGGTGTCCCAGGACAAGATCCGCTCCAAAGGGGTGGAATCGGTTAAGAGCCGTATTGTCAACCTGGCGGAATGTAATCCGGCTATTAGTATTACTGCGCTCATCGAAAGCCTCCGGGCGGCCTTTGATGAAGTATATGGAATTAAAGCCCGGGAATTGAGGTTGGAGAATATTTTTACGGAATTTTTCGGGGCTGGTAAAGATCGCTTGGCAGAACTGGAAGCGCAGTTTGCCGATCCCACCTGGAAGTACGGCAAGAACCCGCCCTTTACCTTTGAAACAGCATCGCGTTTTATTTGGGGAGGGGTAGAGATAGGGCTTGATGTCCATTATAATACCATTCGGGAGGCCCGTATTTTCTCTGACGCCATGGACGGCGATTTTATTCCGGAACTTGCGGACTTGATGAAAGGAACTCCCTTTAACCGGGAGGCATTAAGCGGCAAAATTGCCGCTGCTTACAAGGATGACCCGCTTCGCCGGGAATATGCTACAGATATTATTAAGCTGATTTTTGATGAATCTGAAAAAATCGGGTAA
- a CDS encoding dihydrolipoyl dehydrogenase family protein has protein sequence MEKFDLIIIGTGPAGAGAAFKARSLGLSVCLVEKGDTGGTCLNRGCIPTKTLLHAADLIREEREGERYGVFAGDIRFDFGKLIEWKNTVVDSLRKNQSVALVKAGVIMETGTARVEGPGKVSVTGEDGVKSLEAAAILVAAGTAPAMVPIPGHELPGVCTSDAFLTGEGLFPKRLAIIGGGVIGVEFAAAYNAFGSEVTIIEALPSLLANMDREIGQTLALQFKKRGVGIHTGVRVEKIEQGKGQPGELAVIVSREGGENTVVSADIVLLAAGRKPDVASLFAADSIPALSPRGFIQADATMKSSISGVYVAGDLSGGIQLAHAAAAEGEYAAACIAEALEGGDRANGGKDSGGSVGSGKDGGGKASSGKDTGNKEAGRARVIPACVYTVPEIACAGLSAAEAKDRGIPAVTGKGVFGANGRAFLENQERGFIKLVFHAETQALIGAQFLCNHATEIIPWAVQCIEDGLGLEQIRRIVFPHPSYGETIAQAVNDAVTRGGL, from the coding sequence ATGGAAAAATTTGATCTGATTATAATCGGCACCGGCCCTGCGGGGGCCGGTGCGGCTTTTAAGGCCCGTTCACTGGGCCTCAGCGTGTGCCTGGTTGAAAAGGGCGATACCGGCGGGACCTGCCTTAATCGGGGCTGTATCCCCACAAAAACCCTGCTTCATGCGGCAGATCTGATCCGGGAAGAGCGGGAAGGTGAACGCTACGGTGTTTTTGCCGGGGACATACGGTTTGATTTTGGGAAACTTATCGAATGGAAAAACACTGTGGTAGATTCACTGCGAAAGAATCAGAGCGTGGCCTTGGTAAAAGCCGGGGTGATTATGGAAACCGGGACGGCCCGGGTCGAAGGGCCGGGAAAGGTTTCTGTTACCGGCGAAGACGGCGTAAAGAGCCTTGAAGCGGCGGCTATTTTGGTTGCGGCGGGGACTGCTCCGGCGATGGTTCCCATTCCGGGGCACGAACTGCCCGGGGTGTGCACCAGCGATGCCTTCCTCACCGGAGAGGGGCTTTTCCCCAAGCGGCTGGCTATCATAGGCGGCGGTGTTATCGGCGTGGAATTCGCAGCGGCTTACAACGCCTTTGGGAGCGAGGTTACCATTATTGAAGCCCTGCCCTCTCTGCTGGCCAACATGGACCGGGAGATAGGGCAGACCCTGGCCCTTCAGTTTAAAAAGAGGGGCGTCGGGATTCATACCGGGGTCCGGGTTGAAAAAATCGAGCAGGGGAAAGGACAGCCGGGAGAGTTGGCAGTGATAGTGTCCAGGGAAGGCGGGGAAAATACCGTTGTGAGCGCAGATATTGTGCTTTTGGCAGCGGGCCGGAAACCGGACGTCGCTTCCCTTTTTGCAGCTGACAGTATTCCTGCGCTTAGTCCGAGAGGCTTTATACAGGCCGATGCAACCATGAAAAGTTCCATTTCCGGTGTTTATGTTGCAGGAGACCTTTCGGGCGGTATCCAGCTCGCCCACGCGGCGGCGGCGGAAGGGGAGTATGCGGCGGCTTGTATCGCCGAGGCGCTGGAGGGCGGCGACAGGGCGAATGGCGGGAAAGATAGCGGCGGCAGTGTAGGCAGCGGGAAAGATGGCGGCGGGAAAGCCAGCAGCGGGAAGGATACTGGTAATAAAGAGGCCGGCCGGGCAAGGGTAATCCCCGCCTGCGTGTATACGGTTCCCGAAATTGCCTGTGCGGGACTTAGCGCCGCTGAGGCAAAGGACCGGGGTATTCCGGCGGTCACCGGGAAGGGTGTGTTCGGCGCCAATGGCAGGGCGTTTCTGGAAAACCAGGAGCGGGGCTTCATCAAGCTGGTATTCCATGCCGAAACCCAGGCCCTCATTGGGGCGCAGTTTTTGTGTAACCATGCTACCGAAATAATTCCCTGGGCAGTCCAGTGTATAGAGGACGGCCTGGGGCTAGAGCAAATACGACGGATCGTATTTCCCCATCCTTCCTACGGCGAAACCATAGCCCAGGCGGTGAACGATGCGGTGACCCGGGGAGGTCTGTAA
- a CDS encoding DUF5058 family protein, with protein sequence MDRYLDVANSPVMFLIVLIPVVFVLAQALVYIHLGAKRIQELGMEKGTVRKVIVNSAIFSVVPSLPIVITLAALILVLGKYVPWLRLSVIGSAMYESMCADMTIKAYGYTGLGDTSISTTVFASVVWVMCGAAVVWPLTNVIGLRFYDKRIKALQKTSEFIRPATTAMFIGLMAIMGVPRFLNYKSPAGRLGIVVCSVSAIAVLLIEYIAKKLKVKTLSDFAFPLAMVLGMVAAVIAGNA encoded by the coding sequence ATGGACAGGTATTTAGATGTGGCGAATTCACCGGTTATGTTTCTGATTGTACTCATACCGGTTGTTTTTGTACTGGCCCAGGCTCTTGTTTATATCCATTTGGGTGCAAAACGGATACAGGAACTTGGTATGGAGAAAGGCACTGTGCGCAAGGTTATTGTCAATAGTGCTATCTTTTCTGTTGTTCCGTCCCTGCCTATTGTCATAACCCTTGCCGCATTGATACTGGTGCTGGGGAAATATGTGCCCTGGCTCAGGCTTTCGGTTATCGGTTCGGCAATGTATGAAAGTATGTGTGCGGATATGACTATCAAAGCCTACGGTTATACCGGCCTTGGTGACACCAGCATCAGTACCACGGTGTTTGCCAGTGTTGTGTGGGTCATGTGCGGCGCTGCCGTTGTATGGCCTCTGACCAATGTTATCGGTCTGCGCTTTTATGACAAACGTATAAAGGCCCTTCAAAAGACCAGCGAATTTATTCGTCCCGCCACCACGGCGATGTTTATCGGCCTTATGGCGATTATGGGGGTGCCCCGTTTCTTAAATTACAAAAGCCCCGCCGGTCGGCTCGGCATTGTTGTGTGTAGTGTTTCAGCTATAGCTGTGCTGCTTATTGAATACATCGCAAAAAAACTGAAGGTCAAAACATTGTCTGATTTTGCCTTTCCCCTCGCAATGGTACTGGGCATGGTCGCGGCTGTAATAGCCGGTAACGCATAA
- a CDS encoding amidohydrolase: protein MNETIKKWFDSHAADVIKLSDSLWDHPETAMNEQHSCAETTEFMRSQGFTVKAFNLLSGKPEEANCLIATYGSGKPVIGILGEFDALPNLGQDRVTTRTPKESPGHGCGHNLMASGCAGAASALKLAMETEKLSGTLIYYGCPAEETLEGKVHMSKQGLFDKLDICLAWHPGPVALSVLENSMQSSTALKFNFRGKTAHAAVNPDQGRSALDAAELMNVGIQYLREHVSSDVRIHYIYTHGGVAPNVVPDYAQLYYYVRAQSRSMNDEVLKRVIDVSEGAAKMTGTSTDYELLAGCYDVFINHRLNKLCQEALLKIPPIEYSDENKKFAAEVYRNATGKEPVTELLDTAVPPLTGIVRPMTGSSDVGDVTHILPTTQFMGAGMIGGLPFHHWAVTACTGTEIGHKAELQAGKALAQAGYDAFKNPAAIEEAWEEFRNARKAMDAYKPVLP from the coding sequence ATGAACGAAACCATTAAAAAGTGGTTTGATTCCCATGCGGCGGATGTGATAAAGCTTTCGGACAGTTTATGGGATCATCCTGAAACAGCCATGAATGAACAGCATAGCTGTGCGGAAACTACGGAGTTTATGCGCAGCCAGGGCTTCACAGTAAAGGCTTTTAACCTGCTTAGCGGGAAGCCGGAGGAAGCAAACTGTTTAATCGCAACCTATGGGAGCGGGAAACCGGTAATCGGCATCCTGGGCGAATTTGACGCCCTTCCCAACCTTGGCCAGGACAGGGTAACAACCCGCACTCCCAAGGAAAGCCCCGGTCACGGCTGCGGGCATAACCTTATGGCCTCAGGGTGCGCGGGTGCAGCATCGGCGTTGAAACTTGCTATGGAAACAGAAAAACTGTCCGGTACCCTGATTTACTACGGCTGTCCGGCGGAAGAAACCCTGGAGGGCAAGGTACATATGTCCAAACAGGGTCTGTTTGACAAACTGGATATCTGTCTTGCCTGGCACCCCGGCCCCGTTGCTCTGAGTGTTCTTGAAAACAGTATGCAGTCAAGCACGGCTCTGAAATTCAACTTCCGTGGGAAAACCGCCCATGCCGCCGTAAACCCGGATCAGGGCAGAAGCGCCCTGGACGCAGCGGAACTGATGAACGTTGGTATACAGTATCTACGGGAGCATGTCAGCTCCGATGTGCGTATACACTATATCTACACCCATGGCGGGGTTGCTCCGAACGTAGTGCCTGATTATGCCCAGCTTTACTACTATGTACGCGCCCAAAGCCGTTCTATGAACGACGAGGTGCTAAAGCGGGTAATTGATGTTTCCGAAGGGGCCGCCAAGATGACCGGCACCAGCACGGATTATGAACTTCTGGCGGGCTGCTATGATGTTTTTATCAACCACCGGCTGAACAAGCTCTGTCAGGAAGCGCTTCTGAAAATTCCACCCATAGAATATTCAGACGAGAATAAAAAGTTTGCCGCCGAAGTCTACCGAAACGCCACGGGTAAGGAACCTGTAACGGAACTGCTTGATACCGCAGTTCCCCCGCTGACAGGGATTGTAAGGCCCATGACTGGTTCTAGTGATGTGGGGGATGTGACGCACATTCTGCCGACCACCCAGTTTATGGGCGCCGGTATGATTGGGGGCCTGCCCTTCCACCATTGGGCGGTTACCGCCTGTACCGGCACTGAAATCGGCCATAAGGCTGAATTGCAGGCGGGAAAGGCATTGGCCCAGGCCGGGTATGACGCATTTAAGAACCCTGCGGCCATTGAAGAGGCATGGGAAGAATTCCGCAATGCCAGAAAAGCTATGGACGCGTATAAACCGGTCCTGCCCTGA
- a CDS encoding 4Fe-4S binding protein, translated as MRQILINLIPLFIGISLAISMGLTRWAGFFFVFIPIGLSISIGLFIDSNNKIKNKGLGRKIGLSLVALDLLIFLGIMQHENLQIEETVFYFAYFINTGLFTRVLVHYAIAKVFGPLIWGRGYCGWGCYTAALLEWLPIKENKTIPKKYTYIRIVVLILSLLIPFIFIKNGYDYVNRHIFSPLSSSESLPFQPYKVDQFIWFLAGNIVYYIIGIMLAIIFKKKRAFCKIWCPVALVMKLQSRISLIKIAPSGNKCIECGNCNEKCPMDIDVRNYIKNGKKILSSECILCGTCVNICPAKAIK; from the coding sequence ATGAGGCAAATTTTAATAAACTTAATTCCATTATTTATCGGAATTTCTCTAGCCATTTCTATGGGTTTAACCAGATGGGCCGGTTTTTTCTTTGTGTTTATACCCATTGGATTAAGTATATCAATAGGATTATTCATAGATTCAAATAATAAAATAAAAAATAAAGGACTCGGAAGAAAAATTGGTCTTTCATTAGTTGCATTGGATTTATTGATATTTCTTGGAATAATGCAACATGAAAATTTACAGATAGAAGAGACAGTGTTTTATTTTGCATATTTTATAAACACCGGATTATTTACAAGGGTTTTAGTACATTATGCTATTGCAAAAGTATTTGGCCCATTGATTTGGGGTAGGGGTTATTGTGGCTGGGGTTGTTATACAGCCGCGTTGCTCGAATGGTTACCAATAAAAGAGAATAAAACTATACCTAAAAAATATACATACATAAGGATAGTTGTTTTAATATTGTCATTATTAATCCCATTTATTTTCATAAAAAATGGTTATGATTATGTTAATAGGCATATTTTTTCTCCACTTTCTTCATCAGAATCATTACCATTTCAACCGTATAAAGTAGATCAATTTATATGGTTTCTTGCAGGAAATATAGTGTATTATATTATTGGAATAATGCTTGCAATAATATTTAAGAAAAAACGTGCATTTTGTAAAATTTGGTGTCCTGTTGCTTTGGTAATGAAACTTCAATCACGTATTTCGTTAATTAAAATAGCTCCAAGTGGAAATAAGTGTATAGAATGTGGAAACTGTAATGAAAAATGCCCAATGGACATTGATGTAAGAAATTATATTAAAAACGGGAAAAAAATTTTATCTTCAGAATGTATTTTGTGTGGTACTTGTGTAAATATCTGTCCTGCAAAAGCTATTAAATAA
- a CDS encoding P-loop NTPase, whose protein sequence is MRIIPIASGKGGVGKSMVAANLAVAFAQAGKRVILADLDLGASNLHLVIGHQAPQLGIGTFLSDTRSDFSKVVADTDIPNLRFIPGDTEIPGTANLKPSQRKALVKRLLALDADILILDLGAGTHQSILEFFLLSGQGIIVSAPTVTATLNAYVFLKNTIFRLMYTAFLKDTKAYNYLEKLRKEGSGLQRLYLPKMLQDIKKIDTKSYNKFKTNVDRIHPRLIMNMVQDPKDADVAAKIRRSCEVYLDLKIEHLGIIYRDALQDTSLAARLPITIYKPQSVLSQAIFRIADKILQSDEDNFTLTDEEINDTFQEAAVEAETDFENKMEYVEELMHSGALSQGDLIETVKTQQIEISKLKKESNFLKYTLSRAIREGFKP, encoded by the coding sequence ATGCGAATAATCCCCATAGCAAGCGGCAAAGGCGGGGTGGGCAAATCCATGGTGGCGGCGAACCTGGCAGTAGCCTTTGCCCAGGCGGGCAAGCGGGTGATCCTGGCGGACCTGGACCTGGGGGCGTCGAACCTGCACCTGGTCATCGGCCACCAGGCCCCCCAGCTGGGCATCGGGACTTTCCTCAGCGATACCCGTTCTGATTTTTCCAAGGTAGTGGCGGACACGGATATCCCCAACCTCAGGTTCATCCCCGGGGACACGGAGATTCCCGGCACCGCCAACCTCAAGCCCTCCCAGCGCAAGGCCCTGGTCAAGCGGCTCCTGGCCCTGGACGCAGATATCCTGATCCTCGACCTGGGAGCCGGCACCCACCAGTCCATCCTGGAATTTTTCCTCCTTTCAGGCCAGGGCATCATCGTCTCTGCCCCAACGGTTACCGCAACCCTAAACGCCTACGTGTTCCTCAAGAACACCATATTCCGGCTCATGTACACCGCCTTTCTCAAGGACACCAAGGCCTACAACTACCTGGAAAAACTGCGCAAGGAAGGCTCAGGGCTCCAGCGGCTCTACCTGCCCAAGATGCTCCAGGATATTAAGAAGATCGATACAAAGTCCTATAACAAATTCAAAACCAACGTGGATCGCATCCACCCCCGGCTTATCATGAACATGGTCCAGGACCCCAAGGACGCGGATGTGGCGGCCAAGATACGGCGCTCCTGCGAAGTATACCTGGACCTGAAAATCGAGCACCTGGGGATCATATACCGGGATGCCCTTCAGGACACCAGCCTGGCCGCCCGGCTGCCCATCACCATCTACAAACCCCAGTCGGTGCTATCCCAGGCCATCTTCCGCATCGCCGACAAGATACTCCAGTCAGACGAGGACAACTTTACCCTGACCGACGAGGAGATCAACGATACCTTCCAGGAAGCTGCCGTGGAAGCGGAGACGGACTTTGAAAACAAGATGGAGTACGTGGAAGAGCTGATGCACTCAGGCGCCCTGAGCCAAGGGGACCTGATAGAAACCGTAAAGACCCAGCAGATTGAAATTTCCAAACTGAAAAAGGAAAGCAATTTTTTGAAATACACCCTCTCCAGGGCGATACGGGAAGGGTTTAAGCCCTGA
- a CDS encoding PIN domain-containing protein, with protein MDVENVFIDSNVLIYAYSKTELKKQQQAVNALSTYTNVISTQTLSEFCNVCIKKLHYPVSEIREKITEILKACELFILDDETIQHALTIQERYGFSYFDSQVTAAAIECQCSYLYTEDLQDGQIIDGLIIKNIFL; from the coding sequence ATGGACGTTGAAAACGTCTTCATTGACAGCAACGTACTCATTTATGCCTATTCAAAAACCGAGTTAAAAAAACAACAACAGGCAGTTAACGCCCTGAGTACTTATACCAATGTGATTAGTACCCAGACATTAAGTGAATTTTGTAATGTATGCATAAAAAAATTACATTATCCGGTTTCAGAAATTCGGGAAAAAATAACCGAAATTCTTAAGGCCTGCGAGCTGTTTATCCTGGATGATGAAACAATACAACATGCGCTTACCATACAAGAACGGTATGGGTTTTCATATTTTGACAGCCAGGTTACCGCCGCCGCGATAGAATGCCAGTGCTCATATTTATACACCGAAGACTTGCAGGATGGCCAGATAATTGACGGCCTTATTATTAAAAACATCTTCCTGTAA
- a CDS encoding DUF6941 family protein, translating into MRTEIFTFCDFAQENSGKLTIVGTFDTIIARNFPCVHPQLAVVIRIRFDLWEFTTHKFRIETRDLNGEQSIEPISGQVEVSGEGKATAVSNLVFTISNLHFNGNGVINFVIYMDDKELNSIPLHVRKG; encoded by the coding sequence ATGAGAACCGAAATTTTTACCTTTTGCGACTTTGCCCAGGAGAATAGTGGTAAACTCACCATAGTAGGGACCTTCGATACCATCATTGCCCGGAATTTCCCCTGCGTACACCCCCAACTGGCGGTGGTTATCCGGATCCGCTTTGACCTCTGGGAGTTCACGACCCACAAATTCCGCATCGAAACCCGGGATCTGAACGGGGAACAGAGCATTGAGCCCATAAGCGGCCAGGTGGAGGTCTCCGGCGAAGGAAAAGCCACCGCCGTCTCCAACCTGGTATTTACCATTTCCAACCTGCATTTCAACGGCAACGGGGTGATCAACTTTGTTATTTATATGGATGATAAGGAATTAAACTCTATACCATTGCATGTGAGAAAGGGGTGA